CAGATGCAATTCCCGAGAAACTAATAAACAAGGAAACATTTGAGGATCATCAACAGGGTATGCGCTGGATATCTGTTGTATTAGTTGGTGAAAGAGTAAGAAATAGGTTTGAAAGAGGCGTTATTCAATATCCCACCCCTGATGATGAAGTTCACCTAGTCACAATAGATGACTTAAGGATAATCTACAGTGAAATTGATAGTGAAAGTTCACTTACAGTCGGTCAAATTAGTGCTTCCGAAAGCTTACCTGCTCATATAGACTTAAATAAATTCTTATCACGCCACAGTGCTATTGTCGGCAGTACTGGCAGCGGAAAGTCTAATACTGTTTCAATAATATTGGATGCAATAGCTTCGAATAGAAAGTTCAAATCATCTAGGATATTGTTAATAGATCCACATGGCGAGTATAATGAAACTTTAAAAGCTCATAGTAAGGTTTTTAAAATTGGTGCTGATATAGCAAATAATGAAAGTGAGCTCAAAATACCATTCTGGGCTCTTCCTTACAATGAGTTGTTTTCCGTTTTTCCTGGCACACTAAAAGAAACTGCATCTGATTCAATAAGGGTTGAGATTCAGAAAAGAAAAATAGAGTCAGCTAAACACCTAACTAAACCTCCACTAGAACATTCTTTGAATGCCGACAGTCCTATTCCCTTCAGCATAAATCAACTTTGGTATGATTTAGATGATTTTGAAAAACAAGTATTCAATAAAGTGAAAGTCGGTACTGATACTGAACTTCAATTGGTTGCGAGAATAGAAGATGGTGATCCTGAAAAACTTATCCCGAGCCAACACCATCCTCCAGCAACAGGAGGAGGAAATCCTAATATTAATCGAGGGGCAATGGGGATTTTGACCTACTTAAATGGTGTGAGGAATCGAATTCTAGATGATAGGTATAAATTCCTTTTCGATTTGGAAGATTATCATCCTGATATTGATGGTAAAGTAAAGAAGGATTTGGACTTTTTATTATCTGACTGGTTAAATCATGATAGTCCAATAACAATTCTAGATTTATCAGGCGTACCATCGGAAATAATGACATCTATTTCTGGCACAATATTGAAGATAATCTACGATTCCTTGTTTTGGGGGCAAGAACTTAGTGTTGGGGGAAGAAATCAACCAATCATGTTGGCGTTAGAAGAAGCTCATAGCTATCTAAAGGCTGGTGAAAATTCGATCTCATCTAGAATAGTGCAGACAATTGCAAAAGAAGGGCGTAAATATGGTGTTGGTTTGCTTCTAATAACTCAGAGACCTTCCGAATTGGACGAAACAGTACTAAGCCAATTAGGGTCTCTAATCGCGTTACGAATGACTAATTCAAAAGATCGTGGACATGTAGGAAGCGTAATGCCTGATGACCTTAATGATTTAGTTTCTATACTACCAAGTCTTAGAACTGGTGAAGGATTAGTAATGGGGGAAGCTGTGAAAATTCCATCTAGAGTTAAGTTTGATAAAATTCCATATGCACCTAAAAGTAGCGATCCATTGGTGTCCGAAAGTTGGAAAAAGGATAAGCCCGATTCTAAAGAATACGAAGAATTAATGCTCCGCTGGAGAAACAGAAAACTAAAGTAATTAACAGTAAATAAATAAATCATGGAAAAAGAATATGTACAATCTTCAAATATCGAAGCAGTAGGTTACGATGAGGATACTGAAACTCTTAGAGTTTGGTTTCTAAATGG
This portion of the Petrimonas sulfuriphila genome encodes:
- a CDS encoding ATP-binding protein, which produces MNDQIHTIIGQVKSVNGSRLSIKLSDDFKSSMPIINGIVYRIGQIGSFVRIPLGYAHLYGIVTQAGADAIPEKLINKETFEDHQQGMRWISVVLVGERVRNRFERGVIQYPTPDDEVHLVTIDDLRIIYSEIDSESSLTVGQISASESLPAHIDLNKFLSRHSAIVGSTGSGKSNTVSIILDAIASNRKFKSSRILLIDPHGEYNETLKAHSKVFKIGADIANNESELKIPFWALPYNELFSVFPGTLKETASDSIRVEIQKRKIESAKHLTKPPLEHSLNADSPIPFSINQLWYDLDDFEKQVFNKVKVGTDTELQLVARIEDGDPEKLIPSQHHPPATGGGNPNINRGAMGILTYLNGVRNRILDDRYKFLFDLEDYHPDIDGKVKKDLDFLLSDWLNHDSPITILDLSGVPSEIMTSISGTILKIIYDSLFWGQELSVGGRNQPIMLALEEAHSYLKAGENSISSRIVQTIAKEGRKYGVGLLLITQRPSELDETVLSQLGSLIALRMTNSKDRGHVGSVMPDDLNDLVSILPSLRTGEGLVMGEAVKIPSRVKFDKIPYAPKSSDPLVSESWKKDKPDSKEYEELMLRWRNRKLK